One Desulfatitalea tepidiphila genomic region harbors:
- a CDS encoding class II fructose-bisphosphate aldolase, translating into MARIAPSDFKKALAVGRPPNIQALFPNSNALLVSGKFIDLAMLAKGKSICMAANGRNTFVIRGALRAAQRANATLIIEIAKSEGGIDAYCPINYWNMARTVDALCNEMDISVPVAIHADHYGIKNQKDILTAKTEIPSMFDAGITSIAIDASHMPDADNLLASLELNPFVPEWAGLETEVGEIKGKEGLSTKEEALFLIQGLNAHGVFPNWIALNNGTTHGIEASDQGIQVELTAEIHEALTPYHVSGAQHGTSGNSSDRLRQIAQKTRTTKANVATALQMISWGVEVNDYGNAILDANGGFIKVKDQGMSEEMWTEMQAYAESKGWKGGNYKKLNLPFESRLLAQPKEIRERMADRVEQFVYNMLVNVLNAQDTAELAIDQILKTASHDPGPKAKRIEDPTEWTPAKIVERAKSIDADKGPKGNFED; encoded by the coding sequence ATGGCGCGTATCGCCCCATCGGACTTCAAAAAGGCATTGGCTGTCGGACGCCCGCCCAACATTCAAGCGTTGTTTCCCAACTCCAATGCACTGCTGGTCAGTGGCAAGTTCATCGACCTGGCCATGCTGGCCAAAGGCAAAAGCATCTGCATGGCGGCCAACGGCCGTAACACCTTCGTCATTCGTGGGGCGCTGCGTGCCGCACAACGCGCCAATGCCACGCTCATCATCGAAATCGCCAAATCCGAGGGCGGTATCGATGCTTACTGCCCGATAAACTATTGGAACATGGCACGAACGGTCGACGCACTGTGCAACGAAATGGACATCAGCGTACCGGTAGCCATCCACGCCGATCATTATGGGATCAAAAATCAAAAGGATATTCTGACGGCCAAGACAGAGATCCCCTCGATGTTTGACGCAGGCATTACTTCGATCGCCATCGACGCCTCCCACATGCCCGACGCCGACAACCTCCTGGCCAGTCTTGAGCTCAATCCATTTGTACCCGAGTGGGCCGGTCTCGAAACGGAAGTTGGTGAAATAAAGGGCAAAGAGGGCCTATCTACCAAGGAGGAAGCCCTATTTCTGATCCAGGGGCTCAATGCCCACGGCGTTTTCCCCAACTGGATCGCCCTGAATAACGGCACCACCCATGGCATTGAAGCCAGTGACCAGGGGATCCAGGTCGAACTCACCGCGGAAATCCATGAAGCCCTCACCCCGTACCATGTGTCCGGTGCGCAGCATGGCACTTCGGGTAACAGCTCGGATCGCCTGCGCCAGATTGCCCAGAAGACCCGTACGACCAAAGCCAATGTGGCCACCGCCCTGCAGATGATCTCCTGGGGAGTGGAGGTCAACGACTACGGCAACGCCATTCTGGATGCCAACGGTGGCTTCATCAAGGTCAAGGACCAGGGCATGAGCGAGGAGATGTGGACCGAGATGCAAGCTTACGCCGAATCCAAAGGCTGGAAGGGAGGCAACTACAAAAAGCTCAATCTGCCCTTCGAAAGCAGACTTCTGGCGCAACCCAAGGAAATCCGGGAGCGAATGGCCGACCGCGTCGAGCAATTCGTCTATAATATGCTGGTCAACGTCCTCAATGCCCAGGATACCGCTGAACTGGCCATCGACCAGATCCTGAAAACAGCAAGCCATGACCCCGGTCCCAAGGCTAAACGCATCGAAGATCCTACCGAGTGGACCCCTGCAAAAATTGTGGAACGCGCCAAATCCATCGACGCCGATAAAGGACCTAAAGGTAATTTCGAAGATTGA
- a CDS encoding DVU0524 family FlgM-associated protein — protein MYIQSYQIHNVLDVYRKRLSRCSGQKAPSLSGDSSARDRVELSGNGQRQALIDQVATEIVDRIAQNGPQNRFEETLLRNMDRPRVNGSVRSAERDIEFTYTTIDENDQKTINSLPVRHFNPLIDKQLARQAGADPTGNELA, from the coding sequence ATGTATATTCAAAGTTATCAAATCCACAACGTCCTCGATGTCTATCGCAAGCGACTCAGCCGGTGTTCGGGTCAGAAGGCGCCTTCACTGTCAGGGGATTCATCTGCCCGTGATCGCGTCGAATTATCGGGCAACGGCCAACGGCAGGCCTTGATCGACCAGGTAGCAACCGAAATCGTGGATCGCATTGCCCAAAACGGTCCCCAAAATCGATTCGAGGAAACCCTGCTACGAAACATGGACCGCCCCCGCGTCAACGGATCGGTACGATCGGCAGAAAGAGACATTGAGTTTACCTACACGACGATTGACGAAAACGATCAAAAAACGATTAACTCCCTTCCGGTCAGACACTTCAATCCACTGATCGATAAACAACTGGCCCGGCAAGCCGGGGCTGATCCGACGGGAAACGAATTGGCATGA